The following proteins are encoded in a genomic region of [Eubacterium] hominis:
- a CDS encoding phage tail family protein — MIVNDINIEEIIGVVVLSFDKQPREIVNYDDWITGALTPIMTLPEEYRYNLLTIKLLVVGNDLEDIEEKESKLQRLFTRGILKEDDSKYLFPYIYQNGTKMRINRLANEITYMLYSPYMYKEEKNVTLAKSSSQEITVEGTTKTPCTYEIKALTSIIDFEINSIKVHDIPLGSTLVIDGKKCLITIDGTNKFGDSTLIEFPFLVPGKNTIKVNNVNCEIKVKYEPRYI, encoded by the coding sequence ATGATAGTAAACGATATAAACATCGAAGAAATTATTGGCGTTGTAGTATTGAGTTTTGACAAACAGCCAAGAGAGATTGTTAATTATGATGACTGGATAACAGGCGCGCTGACACCTATTATGACACTGCCTGAAGAATATAGGTACAACCTATTAACAATAAAGTTGCTTGTTGTGGGAAATGATTTGGAAGATATTGAAGAAAAAGAAAGCAAACTACAAAGGTTATTCACAAGAGGTATTTTGAAAGAAGATGATTCTAAATATCTCTTTCCTTATATTTATCAAAATGGAACAAAAATGAGAATAAACAGATTGGCAAATGAAATAACCTATATGCTATACAGTCCATATATGTACAAGGAAGAAAAAAATGTCACTTTAGCAAAAAGCAGTAGCCAGGAAATAACGGTTGAAGGTACTACGAAAACACCGTGTACATACGAAATAAAAGCATTAACATCTATCATTGATTTTGAGATAAATAGTATAAAGGTACATGATATACCATTAGGATCTACTCTAGTCATTGATGGCAAAAAATGTTTAATAACCATAGATGGTACTAACAAATTCGGAGACTCAACATTAATAGAGTTTCCTTTTTTGGTGCCAGGCAAAAATACGATAAAAGTTAACAATGTAAATTGCGAAATAAAAGTTAAATACGAGCCTAGATATATATAG
- the tilS gene encoding tRNA lysidine(34) synthetase TilS, with protein MKLEKIDKTKTYVIGVSGGPDSMALLDMCRREGISLVIAHMNYQIRESAYRDMKIVEDYAQAYDIPCVIRMQEKECIGNFEAFAREQRYHFYAELLEKYHGEAVLLAHHLDDHLETYLMQKQRHSEGKVWGIQACTIIKGCRILRPLLSMSKQDVMDYCHRYQVPYGIDETNLSDDYTRNRIRHQIIEKMSYQEKQELNEQILQENIKKQETNRKWERFISNWQYTVQELSELSKEDIQSFLHYLLYDKMHIAINHHEIRQLIQLIQSGRDGWSRELANQYEIYQEYGKLCIELKDEVAYAYTYDHVQFEKTPYFCISQTGSSVEALTLTKDDFPITIRNAKKGDQIQLRFGTKKLNRWFIDRKIPKKERKVWPVVVNKDGNVILVPKIGCDIAHFSNNPTLFVLK; from the coding sequence ATGAAATTAGAAAAGATCGATAAAACAAAAACTTATGTTATAGGTGTCAGCGGTGGTCCTGATTCTATGGCATTATTAGATATGTGTAGAAGAGAGGGGATTTCTCTTGTGATTGCACATATGAATTATCAAATACGGGAATCAGCGTATCGTGATATGAAAATCGTGGAAGACTATGCACAGGCATATGATATTCCTTGTGTTATTCGTATGCAGGAAAAAGAATGTATTGGTAATTTTGAAGCATTTGCCAGAGAACAACGGTATCATTTTTACGCTGAACTGTTAGAAAAATACCATGGGGAAGCAGTGCTGTTAGCACATCATTTGGATGATCATCTGGAAACTTATCTGATGCAGAAACAACGCCATAGTGAAGGAAAGGTGTGGGGTATTCAAGCGTGTACGATCATCAAAGGCTGTCGTATCCTTCGTCCATTATTATCTATGAGTAAACAAGATGTGATGGACTATTGCCATCGTTATCAGGTACCTTATGGAATTGATGAAACGAATTTAAGTGATGATTATACAAGAAACCGTATCCGTCATCAAATTATTGAAAAGATGAGTTATCAGGAAAAACAGGAGTTGAATGAACAAATCCTTCAGGAGAATATAAAGAAACAGGAAACTAATCGCAAGTGGGAACGGTTTATATCTAATTGGCAATATACAGTACAAGAGCTATCTGAATTGTCAAAAGAAGATATCCAAAGCTTCTTGCATTATCTCTTATATGACAAGATGCATATCGCTATTAATCACCATGAAATCAGACAGCTGATTCAGTTAATTCAATCAGGCAGAGATGGATGGTCAAGAGAACTTGCAAATCAATATGAAATTTATCAGGAATATGGTAAGCTTTGTATAGAACTGAAGGATGAGGTTGCTTATGCTTATACCTATGATCATGTTCAATTTGAGAAAACACCTTATTTTTGTATCAGTCAAACAGGCAGTAGTGTAGAGGCACTTACATTAACGAAGGATGATTTTCCTATCACGATCCGCAATGCGAAAAAAGGCGATCAGATTCAGTTGCGCTTTGGCACAAAAAAGCTGAATCGCTGGTTTATTGACCGTAAAATTCCCAAAAAAGAACGTAAAGTATGGCCAGTGGTTGTGAATAAGGATGGAAATGTGATTTTAGTGCCAAAAATAGGCTGTGATATTGCACATTTTTCTAACAATCCGACGCTATTTGTGTTAAAATAG
- a CDS encoding phage tail protein produces the protein MILTLYDRQHIKLRPLHQIKDLHIDSVLSTGDKTLSFLMPGSQLRDVYTEAYISTPNDDFVIKSITPSSNGWYQIQCSLNVEELESYMDSFESVEKTMKECLDYAFLGTGWHVGICEIKKKRTIRRTNTTPWKIMQDARKTYRAEIKINSKDKVVDIYEHIGSDKGVYFAEQLNLKQLNKQVTSYDFYTQIKPIGANGLTIESVNDGDPILSNHTYSKKDKLYIWTDQRYTVAENLKADAQAKLDEMSTPLNAYSLQIIDLAKISDDYVDILSFGLGDTVTLMHESTNTFEKTRIVSLVEYPDEPNKNKCEVANSILKFEDIQQEMRDASDTINNVTTDNGTLDGSKVDSITTSQISDFDVQVQKVVDFTAIRAEIDDLRVKSATIQDLAAALARIGTLEATSVTTITLNAEIAKLNQAIIGKADITDLTSISGKITVLESSVATLDTIVNRVTTSDSIHSLVINASTAVIDNAFLKSIVSSNITVNDLLAGDISTTRFKVKSDSGNLSITDNTIQISDTNRVRVQVGKDASGDYNMYVWDKSGNLMFDATGITSKGIQRPIIVNDMVSDNANISGDKINITSVIQKINANSTLIESSHILYDGKSLDVAFGKMETSVSTVTSNVNTVTKTVTDNKTKWDTASTNATNALNTANTVTKTVSDNKSNWDKAPTALTNANNAQNTANNAQSVANSKAKVFSAQPTPPYQVGDLWVQGTSGVIMRCKTARATGSYTASDWEKADKYTDDTKANAVDTKVTTVTETVKSHSTQLTAQDGKISTLISDTTQVKKDITAVQGDITTAKGNITTLQTNYSALDQTVKGLSSTVGEHTSKLTTVTNTVNNNKANWDKAPTALDNANKAQSTANTANSKIDGLELGGINLLIVKNVTKYKYLNNSGAEVTENGWFYSDYIPVKGFKNLVASGYSNLGISPSVCYYDKDKKFVKGINNNSQSLGRLMTIDSGIEYIRFSGMIVDLPTLKIEKGTKPTNYSPAPQDVDSSINTVNTRITTEIKTVTDKYASLQQDVNGFKTTVSSTYSTKTEVSKVKSDAATDATNKANQAKTDAINSANANTTTLLKSYSTTSAMNSAITQESNKITTAVASTYTTKAEFNALEIGGRNIATNTNKGITGWGWSMQTNSGKTMTEVVENGIKCCKITKDSTSGSGWNYMSYSYINVSKYMPNKKYTISFEIKPSVDTKFTISFRNGDGTNIFTNEQTTKVAPKNVWTKLYVTLTTIATFPTMSAQVMYMTGASCAANVSYILRNLVIEEGTKPSPWTPAPEDIDASIATVDGKFKNYSTTTQMNSAITTKANEITSNVSKTYATQATVNTINGDVSALKTWRTSAEQKITDSAIVTTVRNSTSYKNDLTGKVGKTEIISSINQTAETIKIDASKIELTGKVTISMLDSTTQTKVNNGNNAMSSINTNKANWDKGKTAYDWTNTNGGNMTNLRAMVLKWTNNAVSTSTYIQGGWIATNTITSAQIATGTIVIGDLDSGVQSKINTGYDNAYKAYWMSMALSQGQSMYNDPAFLRGTNGLKVYNNSSNGAVTITREAKASGWSYDTPYRIKVTSNGTTSPGHGGVNWGFTPKAGHTYLFKLIAMIPSGRNIAWATNSMGDGAKQEWLTPVAGTNTWTEYVCKIKAGTGSISTTGFFYITNGETGFSWYLVYANVFDLGSENLISTFTKGTTEIYGDYIKTGTITANHIRGNKLEGTEIVGGKISSNTTINVTTDLKVGNNIYLNTPSSGNKYIYFNGTSQFISYNANAINVTSSASYIRSTGGAYCSAISDGVVISNAGSMIRIDNSGYVKIDGAVYMRNGIKFDSSNSIAVYATWIDGKNHDLIARSEDLRSCYYGCSSMSYDQWTYIRGKYVKLYNHSGGYCQVNGAAITSDRNLKYDFRAFDERYNDFFMNLRPTIYKYKTGTAKRDHFGYVAQEVESALYKSGLSTNDFAGVIIDKNITRTEDDTDSNLLLDKGINEMHLLRYEEFIALNTHMIQKTIKAVDTQGAMLNTMLSKMSKIDTLASEFDVKLYQMKNEHKIEMQNMKNEYDAKLNVLQNRIKQLESQM, from the coding sequence GTGATACTTACTTTATACGATAGACAACATATCAAACTACGGCCTTTGCACCAAATAAAAGATTTACATATAGACAGTGTACTATCAACTGGGGATAAGACACTGTCTTTTTTGATGCCTGGCAGTCAACTAAGGGATGTATATACAGAGGCATATATAAGCACACCCAATGATGATTTTGTTATAAAATCAATTACACCATCTAGTAACGGTTGGTATCAAATACAGTGTAGTCTTAATGTGGAAGAACTAGAAAGTTATATGGATAGCTTTGAGTCTGTTGAAAAGACCATGAAAGAGTGCCTAGATTATGCTTTTTTAGGCACTGGATGGCATGTCGGAATTTGTGAAATCAAAAAGAAACGAACGATTAGACGGACCAATACTACTCCTTGGAAAATCATGCAAGATGCCCGTAAAACGTATCGTGCAGAAATCAAGATCAACAGCAAGGATAAAGTTGTAGACATTTATGAACATATCGGTAGTGATAAAGGTGTATATTTTGCGGAACAGTTAAATCTAAAGCAATTAAATAAGCAAGTAACATCTTATGATTTTTATACTCAAATAAAACCGATTGGAGCAAATGGGCTAACAATCGAAAGTGTCAATGATGGTGATCCTATATTATCTAATCACACATACAGTAAAAAAGATAAGTTATATATTTGGACTGACCAAAGATATACTGTGGCCGAAAATCTAAAAGCCGATGCTCAGGCGAAGCTTGATGAGATGTCAACACCACTTAATGCATATAGTTTGCAAATCATTGACCTTGCTAAAATATCGGACGATTATGTTGATATTTTAAGCTTTGGATTAGGCGACACTGTTACACTTATGCATGAAAGCACAAATACATTTGAAAAAACCAGGATCGTAAGCTTAGTAGAATATCCTGATGAACCGAACAAAAATAAATGTGAGGTTGCTAATAGTATATTAAAATTTGAGGATATTCAGCAGGAGATGCGAGATGCATCCGACACTATTAATAATGTAACAACAGATAACGGTACATTAGACGGTAGCAAAGTGGATAGCATTACCACATCGCAGATTAGTGATTTTGATGTACAAGTCCAAAAGGTTGTAGACTTTACAGCGATCAGAGCTGAGATTGATGACCTTAGAGTTAAAAGCGCAACTATACAGGATCTTGCGGCAGCTCTAGCCAGGATTGGTACATTAGAGGCTACAAGTGTTACTACAATCACGTTAAACGCCGAAATCGCTAAGCTTAATCAAGCTATCATAGGCAAAGCAGATATCACAGATTTAACATCTATTAGCGGTAAAATCACAGTATTAGAGAGCAGTGTCGCTACATTGGACACTATCGTAAATAGAGTTACGACATCTGATAGCATACACTCTCTTGTTATCAACGCCAGCACAGCAGTGATTGATAATGCCTTTTTAAAGTCAATCGTATCATCCAATATTACAGTTAATGATTTGTTAGCTGGGGATATTAGTACAACGAGGTTTAAGGTAAAATCTGACAGCGGTAATCTATCGATCACAGACAATACAATCCAAATCAGTGATACCAATAGAGTACGTGTGCAAGTAGGCAAAGATGCATCAGGCGACTACAACATGTATGTTTGGGATAAGTCTGGTAATTTGATGTTTGATGCAACAGGCATTACATCAAAAGGTATACAACGACCTATCATCGTAAATGATATGGTATCTGATAACGCTAATATATCAGGAGATAAAATTAACATTACAAGTGTTATACAAAAAATCAACGCGAACTCTACGTTGATAGAATCATCCCATATCTTATATGACGGTAAATCACTTGATGTAGCATTTGGTAAAATGGAGACATCTGTATCTACTGTAACATCTAATGTTAACACTGTGACAAAGACTGTGACAGATAATAAGACTAAATGGGATACAGCTAGTACAAATGCAACTAACGCCTTAAATACTGCTAATACAGTAACTAAGACAGTAAGCGACAATAAGTCAAATTGGGATAAGGCACCAACAGCACTGACTAATGCAAACAATGCCCAAAACACTGCCAACAATGCTCAATCTGTAGCCAATAGCAAAGCTAAAGTATTTAGTGCTCAACCAACTCCTCCTTATCAAGTAGGAGATTTATGGGTGCAAGGTACAAGTGGTGTCATCATGAGGTGTAAGACAGCTAGAGCAACAGGAAGTTACACAGCAAGTGATTGGGAAAAGGCTGATAAGTATACCGATGACACTAAGGCAAATGCTGTAGATACAAAAGTAACTACAGTAACAGAAACCGTTAAATCTCACAGCACTCAGTTAACCGCACAAGACGGTAAGATATCAACGTTAATCAGTGACACTACACAGGTCAAAAAAGATATTACAGCTGTACAAGGCGATATTACTACTGCAAAAGGCAATATTACAACTTTGCAGACAAACTATAGCGCTTTAGACCAGACGGTCAAAGGATTATCTAGTACAGTTGGTGAGCATACGTCAAAACTTACTACTGTCACTAACACAGTTAATAACAATAAAGCTAACTGGGACAAAGCCCCTACAGCATTGGATAATGCAAATAAGGCGCAGTCAACTGCCAATACAGCAAATAGTAAGATTGATGGTTTGGAATTAGGCGGCATAAATTTACTTATTGTAAAAAATGTCACAAAATACAAATATTTAAATAATTCAGGTGCGGAAGTAACTGAAAATGGTTGGTTCTATTCTGATTATATTCCTGTTAAAGGTTTTAAAAATCTTGTTGCGAGTGGATATTCCAATTTAGGCATATCTCCTTCCGTTTGTTATTACGACAAAGATAAAAAGTTTGTCAAAGGTATTAACAACAATAGTCAATCTTTAGGTAGATTAATGACTATTGATAGTGGAATAGAATATATCAGGTTCAGTGGAATGATAGTTGATTTACCTACTCTTAAGATTGAGAAAGGAACTAAACCTACAAATTATTCTCCTGCACCACAAGATGTAGATTCATCTATTAACACCGTCAACACTCGTATCACAACTGAAATTAAAACGGTTACTGATAAGTATGCAAGTTTACAACAAGATGTTAATGGATTTAAGACCACCGTATCTAGCACATACAGTACTAAGACTGAGGTTAGCAAGGTAAAAAGTGATGCGGCCACAGATGCAACTAACAAAGCTAATCAAGCTAAAACGGATGCAATCAATAGCGCTAATGCTAATACTACAACATTGTTAAAATCTTATAGTACAACATCAGCCATGAATAGTGCTATCACTCAAGAATCCAACAAGATTACTACAGCGGTAGCCAGTACATATACAACCAAGGCAGAATTTAATGCTTTGGAAATTGGTGGTAGAAACATTGCTACTAACACGAATAAAGGTATTACTGGTTGGGGTTGGAGTATGCAAACAAACTCAGGCAAGACTATGACTGAGGTTGTAGAGAACGGTATTAAATGCTGTAAGATAACAAAAGATAGTACTTCTGGCAGTGGTTGGAATTATATGTCATATAGTTACATAAATGTATCTAAGTACATGCCTAACAAGAAGTATACTATATCTTTTGAAATCAAACCTTCTGTGGACACAAAATTCACTATTTCATTCAGAAATGGTGACGGAACAAATATATTCACGAATGAGCAAACAACAAAAGTTGCACCTAAAAATGTTTGGACAAAACTTTATGTAACTCTAACTACTATTGCTACATTTCCTACAATGAGCGCACAAGTTATGTATATGACTGGCGCAAGTTGTGCGGCAAACGTTTCTTATATCTTAAGGAATTTGGTTATTGAAGAAGGTACTAAACCATCTCCTTGGACACCAGCACCAGAAGATATAGACGCATCTATTGCTACAGTTGACGGAAAGTTTAAAAACTACTCAACTACCACACAGATGAACTCAGCAATCACAACCAAAGCCAATGAGATAACATCCAACGTATCAAAGACCTATGCTACACAAGCAACGGTCAATACAATTAATGGAGATGTTTCTGCACTTAAGACGTGGAGAACAAGTGCTGAACAAAAAATCACTGACAGTGCTATTGTTACGACTGTTAGAAACTCAACGAGTTACAAGAATGATCTTACTGGTAAGGTTGGTAAAACCGAGATTATATCTAGTATCAACCAAACAGCGGAAACAATTAAGATAGATGCAAGTAAAATAGAACTTACAGGTAAAGTAACTATTAGCATGTTGGACAGTACTACCCAAACCAAAGTTAATAACGGTAACAATGCTATGTCATCTATCAATACAAATAAAGCTAACTGGGATAAAGGTAAAACTGCTTACGATTGGACTAATACTAATGGTGGTAATATGACTAATCTAAGAGCAATGGTACTTAAGTGGACTAACAATGCAGTTAGTACAAGTACTTATATCCAAGGCGGTTGGATTGCAACTAATACGATAACGTCTGCTCAAATTGCAACAGGTACTATTGTGATAGGAGATTTGGACAGTGGAGTACAAAGCAAAATAAATACTGGATACGATAACGCCTATAAAGCATATTGGATGTCTATGGCATTATCACAAGGTCAAAGTATGTACAATGATCCAGCTTTCTTGCGTGGAACCAATGGTCTTAAAGTGTACAATAATTCTAGCAATGGTGCGGTAACTATTACCCGTGAAGCTAAAGCGAGTGGGTGGAGCTATGATACACCATACAGAATTAAAGTCACATCTAACGGTACCACATCACCTGGTCATGGTGGTGTGAATTGGGGATTTACACCAAAAGCTGGACATACATATTTGTTTAAACTTATTGCTATGATTCCTTCAGGAAGAAATATTGCATGGGCAACTAATAGTATGGGAGATGGCGCAAAACAAGAGTGGTTAACACCTGTAGCTGGGACGAACACATGGACAGAATATGTATGTAAAATAAAAGCTGGAACTGGTTCGATTTCAACAACTGGATTTTTCTATATAACGAATGGAGAAACTGGTTTTAGTTGGTATTTAGTTTACGCAAATGTATTTGATTTAGGATCAGAAAATCTTATATCAACATTTACAAAAGGTACTACAGAGATATATGGCGATTATATAAAAACTGGTACCATTACAGCAAACCACATCAGAGGTAATAAACTAGAAGGTACTGAAATAGTCGGTGGAAAGATATCATCTAACACAACGATTAATGTAACTACTGATTTAAAAGTAGGTAATAATATTTATTTGAATACTCCAAGCAGTGGAAATAAATATATATATTTTAATGGGACTTCACAGTTTATATCTTATAACGCTAACGCAATAAATGTGACTTCATCCGCGTCATATATAAGGTCAACAGGAGGAGCTTACTGTAGTGCTATATCGGATGGAGTAGTTATTAGCAATGCAGGTTCTATGATTCGAATAGATAATAGTGGATATGTCAAGATAGATGGTGCTGTATATATGCGAAATGGAATAAAATTTGATAGCTCAAACTCAATTGCAGTATATGCAACATGGATAGATGGTAAAAATCATGATTTAATTGCTAGAAGCGAAGATTTAAGATCATGTTATTATGGATGTTCATCTATGAGTTATGACCAATGGACATATATACGTGGTAAATATGTTAAGTTATATAATCATAGTGGTGGATATTGCCAAGTAAACGGAGCCGCTATTACATCTGATAGGAACTTAAAGTATGATTTCAGGGCATTTGACGAAAGATATAACGATTTCTTTATGAATCTTAGACCCACTATTTATAAATATAAAACTGGAACAGCTAAGCGTGATCACTTTGGTTACGTGGCACAAGAAGTAGAAAGTGCATTATATAAGTCTGGTTTATCTACCAATGATTTTGCTGGCGTTATCATTGATAAGAATATAACTAGGACAGAAGATGATACTGATTCTAATTTACTATTAGATAAGGGCATCAATGAAATGCATTTACTTAGATATGAAGAATTTATTGCATTGAATACCCACATGATACAAAAGACCATTAAGGCTGTAGATACGCAAGGAGCAATGCTAAATACAATGTTATCAAAAATGTCAAAGATAGATACTTTGGCAAGCGAGTTTGATGTTAAATTATATCAAATGAAGAACGAGCATAAAATCGAAATGCAAAACATGAAAAATGAGTATGATGCTAAATTAAACGTGTTGCAAAACAGAATAAAACAATTAGAGAGCCAAATGTAG
- a CDS encoding SpoIIE family protein phosphatase, whose product MEKAVLGKEKSRYQIHAQDICCAIISILLGSIGSPFAYMLVFIYCAMSYMRNTRESTIVVFFVLLMSLTRGVFDTYLYALGFTCFFIIVHMIQLLERNLYEAIALIVTAIIIPYSIQQFGFVKEVVIMPLCTYVFMKQLCKEYSWIQNRYVLPECIVALILFGTYLLCTQLLQSYCAIVGWVIFTLIGVVAQPLTLLTLFILAYLCIGVPWVMMVIPLLISIFQKDKKSAAVLILALGIYTVKDIASTSYFLFCLALLAIKKEKLKGLCLQEETPVINRFQDQGLLKRQMLNYASIFQSLASYYAKMSSEESELLKTMAEALRYNADVISKADSHYKDQQRIVTALEGYQYIVDDFLMEEPKAGYLRIVMDISNIKRGEIKTTLKPLMEALLHRNLEMDEIHNRRFLNGFHICMSDAIPFHIDALADSVKNAFTGNGDSFSVFRFRQSMVCMISDGMGNGERAAQSSQLITSIFQRMMISGITQDAAIKCINKFIQSDTFATLDVLCFNYALGVAYISKSAACPTYLLRNHKIYEINGNALPVGIVSIMQPDCFSIELEDGDEFIMMSDGIETHEFYEWMRERKADTLREDVEIFSDILKKSQRKDDSTFIIANITKS is encoded by the coding sequence GTGGAAAAGGCAGTCTTGGGTAAGGAAAAAAGCAGATACCAGATTCATGCACAGGATATCTGTTGTGCGATCATTTCCATCTTACTTGGAAGTATTGGCTCACCATTTGCCTATATGTTAGTATTTATCTATTGTGCCATGTCGTATATGCGTAATACCAGAGAAAGCACAATTGTCGTATTCTTTGTTTTATTAATGTCACTCACAAGAGGGGTTTTTGACACATATCTTTATGCACTGGGGTTTACATGTTTCTTCATTATTGTACATATGATTCAATTATTAGAACGAAATCTTTATGAAGCGATTGCGTTGATTGTGACAGCAATCATCATTCCTTATAGTATTCAGCAGTTTGGTTTTGTGAAAGAAGTAGTGATCATGCCGCTTTGTACCTATGTTTTTATGAAACAGTTATGTAAAGAATACAGCTGGATACAGAATCGTTATGTACTACCAGAATGTATTGTCGCATTGATTTTATTTGGGACATATCTGTTATGTACACAGTTGTTGCAAAGTTATTGTGCAATAGTCGGATGGGTGATTTTTACATTAATTGGTGTGGTGGCCCAGCCTTTGACTTTATTGACTTTGTTTATTCTGGCATATCTTTGTATAGGTGTACCATGGGTCATGATGGTGATTCCTTTATTAATCAGTATTTTTCAAAAAGATAAAAAATCAGCTGCTGTATTAATTCTTGCACTTGGTATCTATACCGTAAAAGATATTGCTTCTACCAGTTATTTTCTGTTTTGTCTGGCTTTGCTTGCGATAAAAAAAGAAAAGTTGAAAGGTCTGTGCCTACAAGAAGAAACACCTGTGATCAACCGGTTTCAGGATCAGGGTTTATTAAAACGCCAAATGTTGAATTATGCCAGTATCTTTCAATCATTAGCCAGTTATTATGCGAAAATGAGCAGTGAAGAAAGCGAACTGTTAAAAACGATGGCGGAAGCCTTGCGATATAATGCAGATGTGATATCGAAAGCAGATAGTCATTATAAAGACCAACAAAGAATTGTGACAGCACTGGAAGGCTATCAATATATCGTGGATGATTTTCTGATGGAAGAGCCGAAAGCAGGTTATCTTAGAATCGTCATGGATATTTCCAATATCAAACGAGGAGAAATTAAAACAACATTAAAACCGTTAATGGAAGCTTTATTACACAGGAATCTGGAAATGGATGAAATACATAATCGAAGATTTTTGAATGGTTTCCATATTTGTATGAGTGATGCGATACCTTTTCATATTGATGCTTTAGCGGATAGCGTAAAAAATGCTTTTACAGGGAATGGGGACAGTTTCTCCGTATTTCGTTTTCGTCAAAGTATGGTATGTATGATATCTGATGGAATGGGAAATGGAGAACGAGCAGCTCAAAGTTCCCAATTGATTACCAGTATATTCCAACGCATGATGATCAGCGGTATAACCCAGGATGCCGCAATCAAATGCATAAACAAATTTATTCAAAGTGATACTTTTGCGACGCTCGATGTTTTATGCTTCAATTATGCCCTTGGTGTTGCCTATATATCAAAATCAGCAGCTTGTCCTACCTATCTGTTGAGAAACCACAAAATCTATGAAATTAATGGAAATGCATTGCCTGTTGGGATTGTGTCTATCATGCAGCCGGATTGTTTTTCCATTGAGTTAGAAGATGGAGATGAATTTATCATGATGAGTGATGGCATAGAAACACATGAATTTTATGAATGGATGAGAGAACGCAAGGCAGATACCCTGCGGGAAGATGTGGAAATCTTCTCTGATATCTTAAAGAAAAGCCAAAGAAAAGATGATTCTACCTTTATCATTGCAAATATTACCAAATCTTAA